From Cannabis sativa cultivar Pink pepper isolate KNU-18-1 chromosome 8, ASM2916894v1, whole genome shotgun sequence, a single genomic window includes:
- the LOC115698783 gene encoding fatty acid desaturase 4, chloroplastic: MSIINQNKLPLSSHRYFHPRPSPRVITRVHCLITTSSKPKVEPNRLVIESPSVPPTQFLATSKTPPQANDPSLKSTWLHRVWLASGCTTVLISLAKSLVGASSMHIWVEPTVAGLVGYVMADLGSGVYHWGIDNYGSASTPIFGNQIEAFQGHHKWPWTITKRQFANNLHALARTVTFIVLPINLLFDDPTFLGFVGMFSGCIMFSQQFHAWAHGTKSRLPPLVAALQDLGIIVSRSQHGAHHRAPYNNNYCIVSGVWNEVLDNHKVFEALEMLLFFKLGVRPRSWTEPNSDWSEEIGDQFQ; the protein is encoded by the coding sequence ATGTCCATCATTAACCAAAACAAGCTCCCTTTGAGCTCTCATCGCTACTTTCATCCACGCCCTTCTCCTAGAGTCATCACTCGGGTACATTGCTTGATCACCACATCTTCTAAACCAAAAGTTGAACCAAATCGATTAGTGATCGAATCACCATCTGTGCCCCCTACACAATTTCTAGCTACAAGCAAAACCCCACCTCAAGCCAATGACCCAAGTCTTAAGTCCACATGGTTGCATCGTGTGTGGTTGGCATCAGGGTGCACAACGGTGCTCATTTCTCTAGCTAAGTCCTTAGTGGGTGCGTCTAGTATGCATATTTGGGTCGAGCCCACTGTGGCTGGCTTGGTTGGGTATGTAATGGCTGATCTTGGTTCAGGAGTATACCATTGGGGCATTGACAATTATGGAAGTGCCTCAACTCCAATCTTTGGTAACCAAATTGAGGCATTTCAAGGTCACCACAAGTGGCCTTGGACTATCACTAAGCGTCAATTTGCTAACAATTTACACGCACTTGCTCGTACAGTGACTTTTATAGTTCTCCCCataaaccttttatttgatgatCCAACTTTTCTTGGTTTTGTTGGTATGTTCTCTGGTTGCATTATGTTTAGCCAACAATTTCATGCTTGGGCACATGGCACCAAAAGCCGACTACCGCCACTCGTGGCGGCTCTACAAGATCTTGGCATCATCGTGTCGCGGTCACAGCATGGAGCGCACCACCGTGCACCATATAACAATAATTATTGCATAGTGAGTGGTGTTTGGAATGAGGTTTTGGACAACCATAAGGTTTTTGAGGCATTGGAAATGCTCTTGTTTTTCAAGCTAGGGGTTCGGCCTAGGTCTTGGACTGAACCCAATTCTGATTGGAGTGAAGAAATTGGGGACCAATTTCAATAA
- the LOC115700719 gene encoding uncharacterized protein LOC115700719 yields the protein MAGLLAWAADVVGGGGTGQGNAEGGADLIPIVFNAEQQKYVQELDQKAASLSRSIQDLRLRLPPPDISQRLPHLHAHSLASNADLALQLNSHSATREQAQLREVTLQEENTAFENAISTCENKIQEKRQEAELLRRKLEEMEETEKNLRVELENAQTELSASQSGGTEVSVSESSAFETGQDTVAPKSSTIEELENKKKELSLLEDKVHVLEKTWLEVQENALKQPTPAQREKILDKQLHSLIEQLASKQAQAEGLVSEIHIKGMELENLNGVWRRLESSSVEVNAARNRFVRSASEKGSASSDYIGEPNYKNPYSSGGRNESQQRLMLLRSGFVLYILVLHILVFIKISFW from the exons ATGGCGGGTCTACTAGCATGGGCGGCAGACGTCGTCGGAGGCGGTGGTACTGGACAAGGAAACGCAGAAGGTGGGGCTGATTTGATCCCAATCGTTTTCAATGCAGAGCAGCAAAAGTACGTTCAGGAATTGGATCAGAAAGCGGCTTCTTTGAGCCGCTCGATTCAAGATCTACGCTTGAGACTCCCTCCTCCTGACATATCCCAACGCCTCCCTCACCTCCATGCCCACTCATTAGCTTCTAATGCCGATCTTGCTCTGCAATTGAATTCCCACTCCGCTACTCGCGAACAG GCTCAATTGAGAGAGGTAactctacaagaagaaaatactGCTTTTGAGAATGCTATATCAACTTGTGAGAATAAGATACAGGAGAAACGGCAGGAAGCCGAATTACTTAGGAGAAAGTTAGAG GAGATGGAGGAGACTGAGAAGAATTTGAGAGTAGAACTTGAAAATGCACAAACTGAATTGAGTGCCAGTCAATCTGGTGGAACAGAAGTATCAGTGAGTGAATCCTCAGCTTTTGAAACTGGACAAGATACAGTAGCCCCAAAGTCCTCCACTATAGAGGAGTTAGAGAACAAGAAGAAGGAGCTG AGTTTATTGGAGGATAAAGTTCATGTCTTAGAAAAGACTTGGTTAGAAGTACAAGAGAATGCACTGAAGCAACCCACCCCAG CACAAAGAGAGAAGATATTGGATAAGCAGCTTCACAGCCTCATTGAGCAACTGGCTTCGAAACAG GCACAAGCAGAAGGCTTGGTAAGTGAAATTCATATAAAAGGGATGGAACTAGAAAATTTGAATGGTGTGTGGAGGCGGCTTGAAAGTAGCAGTGTAGAAGTGAATGCAGCAAGAAATCGGTTTGTACGAAGTGCATCAGAGAAGGGGTCTGCTTCTTCTGATTACATTGGTGAACCTAATTACAAGAACCCTTATTCTTCTGGTGGCCGAAATGAAAGTCAGCAAAGGCTTATGTTACTCAGATCAGGTTTTGTGCTTTACATTTTAGTTTTGCACATCTTGGTCTTCATCAAAATTTCATTTtggtaa
- the LOC115700718 gene encoding serpin-ZX, with product MELSSKPNPSKHFNTDFCLALATQVLENEAIKGSNFVASPLSLHVVLSLVAAGSTGRTLEQLLWFLGSQSLDELSLLSSHVTSLISPNEGCTSPRSGPLLSFVNGAWLDQRYNLKPSFEAIVKETHKAQIKNVDFCTKADESVDEVNSWAEKATRGLITELLPYGSVDPLTVLVFANALYFKGSWDTQFDVSNTRTKNFRLLNDQTVRVPFMTTTSNPFERHLYRCFDGFKVLKIPYRSGQDSRKFSMYFFLPNERDGIFNLIQMVKSNPNFLNQQYELTKDELTEFWIPKFKFSFGFEPKQTMKDMGLELPFQAGELTEVIDCPILGKDIYVSEIFHKSCIEVNEEGTEATASTAVIFELQCQRVYPSFVADHPFLFMIREETHGIVFFFGAVLNPLLDS from the exons ATGGAACTTTCATCAAAACCAAACCCCTCCAAACATTTCAATACCGACTTCTGTTTGGCATTGGCAACCCAAGTTTTAGAAAATGAAGCCATTAAGGGTTCAAACTTTGTGGCCTCACCCTTATCATTACATGTTGTGTTAAGCCTGGTAGCCGCAGGGTCAACGGGACGTACTCTAGAACAGCTGTTGTGGTTTTTGGGATCACAAAGTCTTGATGAACTCAGTTTATTGTCTTCACATGTCACAAGTCTGATATCACCAAATGAAGGCTGTACAAGTCCAAGAAGTGGTCCCCTATTGTCGTTTGTCAATGGGGCTTGGTTGGATCAAAGGTACAATTTGAAGCCATCATTTGAAGCTATTGTGAAAGAGACTCACAAAGCCCAGATAAAAAACGTTGACTTCTGTACCAAG GCTGATGAATCGGTGGATGAAGTGAATTCTTGGGCTGAAAAAGCGACTAGAGGACTCATAACTGAACTTCTCCCTTATGGGTCTGTAGATCCTTTGACTGTACTTGTTTTTGCAAATGCACTCTACTTCAAAGGATCATGGGACACACAATTTGATGTTTCAAATACTCGAACTAAAAACTTTCGCCTTCTTAATGATCAAACTGTTCGAGTCCCCTTTATGACCACCACTAGTAACCCTTTTGAGAGACATCTATACAGATGCTTTGATGGCTTTAAGGTTCTCAAAATTCCATACCGAAGTGGTCAAGACTCTCGTAAATTTTCCATGTACTTTTTCCTTCCGAACGAGAGGGATGGTATCTTCAATCTAATCCAAATGGTTAAATCAAATCCTAATTTTTTGAATCAACAATATGAGCTGACAAAAGACGAACTCACTGAGTTTTGGATTCCAAAATTTAAATTCTCTTTCGGGTTTGAACCGAAACAGACCATGAAGGATATGGGGCTTGAACTACCTTTCCAAGCTGGTGAGCTTACAGAAGTGATCGATTGTCCTATTCTTGGTAAGGACATCTATGTTTCAGAAATATTCCACAAGTCTTGTATTGAAGTCAACGAGGAAGGGACAGAAGCCACGGCTAGCACTGCTGTTATATTTGAACTGCAATGCCAAAGAGTGTATCCGAGCTTTGTGGCTGATCATCCCTTCTTGTTCATGATTAGAGAAGAGACTCATGGAATTGTGTTCTTCTTTGGAGCTGTGCTTAATCCACTTCTGGACTCCTGA
- the LOC115701279 gene encoding protein trichome birefringence-like 19, with the protein MKLHTIPDFHNGKLPPPNSLKKFLLLLLYFILLTTIPFCLRNTSPFSLLSPPESDDISSLEEDDSSKTCNVFNGTWVPYFEEPYYTNETCNLIIDQQNCLKFGRPNKEFLNWRWKPDECELPLFDAVQFLELVRGKSLAFLGDSVGKNQMHSLLCLLTKVAYPEDLSDRYYTDTSYFKRYFYPDYNFTMGTLWAPFLVKSIESDSNGYSPNSQMNLYLDEPNEGWLNDVEKFDYVIVSAGQWFFRPTMLHENGSLIGCSTCKYDNLTTFTPYYAYRKAFRTVFRTLLGLENYKGVTFLRTFSPSHFENGAWNEGGNCVRTRPFAREELKVDQYIWDMHSPQVEEFRVFEELGKKRGLEFKLMDTTEAMLMRPDGHPNFYGHSPHRNMTLADCVHWCLPGPIDVWNEFLLYFLRTQQSSLDGKTIEV; encoded by the exons ATGAAGCTTCATACCATTCCTGACTTTCATAATGGAAAACTCCCACCACCCAATTCACTCAAGAAATTTCTTCTTCTACTCCTATACTTCATTCTCTTAACTACAATCCCATTTTGTCTAAGAAATACTTCTCCTTTTTCATTATTGTCTCCCCCTGAGAGTGATGATATCAGTAGCTTGGAAGAAGATGATTCAAGCAAGACTTGTAATGTCTTTAATGGAACTTGGGTTCCATATTTTGAAGAGCCTTATTACACCaatgaaacttgtaatttgATCATTGATCAGCAGAATTGTCTCAAGTTTGGGAGACCCAATAAGGAGTTTTTGAATTGGAGGTGGAAACCAGATGAGTGTGAGCTTCCTTTGTTTGATGCTGTTCAGTTTTTAGAGCTTGTTAGAGGGAAATCACTAgcttttcttggtgattcagtTGGAAAGAATCAAATGCATTCTTTGTTATGCCTTTTAACCAAA GTGGCATATCCAGAAGATTTATCAGATAGATATTACACAGACACATCTTATTTCAAGCGCTATTTCTACCCTGATTACAACTTTACTATGGGAACACTTTGGGCACCATTTCTGGTCAAATCCATAGAGTCAGACTCCAATGGCTACTCACCCAATAGTCAGATGAACCTGTACTTAGATGAGCCTAATGAGGGTTGGTTAAATGATGTTGAGAAGTTTGACTATGTGATTGTCTCGGCCGGCCAATGGTTCTTTCGGCCAACCATGTTACACGAGAATGGCAGCCTCATCGGCTGCTCAACTTGTAAGTATGACAACCTCACAACCTTCACACCTTATTATGCATACAGGAAGGCCTTCAGAACTGTCTTTAGAACTCTCTTAGGCCTTGAAAACTACAAGGGGGTTACCTTTTTGAGGACTTTTTCGCCTTCTCACTTCGAAAATGGAGCGTGGAACGAGGGAGGGAACTGTGTGAGGACTAGGCCTTTTGCCAGAGAAGAACTAAAGGTTGATCAGTACATATGGGATATGCATTCACCTCAGGTTGAGGAATTTAGAGTTTTTGAAGAGCTCGGGAAGAAGAGAGGTTTGGAGTTCAAGCTAATGGATACAACTGAGGCTATGTTGATGAGACCTGATGGACATCCTAACTTCTATGGACACTCACCACACAGGAATATGACTTTAGCAGACTGTGTACACTGGTGCTTGCCTGGCCCCATTGATGTTTGGAATGAGTTTTTACTCTACTTTTTGAGAACTCAGCAGAGTTCTCTTGATGGTAAAACTATAGAAGTATGA